The following is a genomic window from Methanothrix sp..
ATCGACTGAATCCAGCGCGAGCTTCTCATCGAGCCTGTCGAATCTGTGAACCGGGTAGTTTCTCAGGCCATTGCATTTCCGCAGCTTCTGAGCGAGATCTGGTTTCAAAGCTCCCATCTCCTCAAGAGACCCTATGTTTCTGTAATCGTCCTCCATTTCCGACATCTCTAAGAAGCATGGCTGCTA
Proteins encoded in this region:
- a CDS encoding HepT-like ribonuclease domain-containing protein, which codes for MEDDYRNIGSLEEMGALKPDLAQKLRKCNGLRNYPVHRFDRLDEKLALDSVDDVKKALYEFMEIVEVYLQ